A part of Candida albicans SC5314 chromosome 2, complete sequence genomic DNA contains:
- a CDS encoding uncharacterized protein (Putative nuclear RNA-binding protein; Spider biofilm repressed) — protein MSDYSTQTVAQLKEILKGKGLSIEGKKADLVQRLHEHDTQQQQPPPQQQQPEPEVAEQQPEQPETKLEGKTQENESTLTVIQPKEQQQQQQEEEEPKPKQLSPEERKQLAIELLTKKVQRAEKFGDEQAANDAKKDLARVEKFGVELGTALAREIGLVDNSLSNKKFNHHKRNNKRGFKGNKGRKGGFRKNRN, from the coding sequence ATGTCAGATTATTCAACTCAAACAGTAGCTCAATTAAAGGAGATTTTAAAAGGAAAAggtttatcaattgaaggTAAAAAAGCAGATTTAGTTCAAAGATTACATGAACACGAcactcaacaacaacaaccaccaccacaacaacaacaaccagaACCAGAAGTAGCCGAACAACAACCAGAGCAACCAGAAACTAAATTAGAGGGAAAAACacaagaaaatgaaagCACACTAACTGTTATTCAACcaaaagaacaacaacaacaacaacaagaagaagaagaaccaaaaccaaaacaattatCTCCAGAAGAAAGGAAACAATTAgctattgaattattaactAAAAAAGTTCAACGTGCTGAAAAATTTGGTGATGAACAAGCTGCTAATGatgcaaaaaaagatttggCAAGAGTAGAGAAATTTGGAGTTGAATTGGGAACAGCATTGGCTAGAGAAATTGGATTAGTGGATAATTCCTTatcaaacaagaaatttaaTCATCATAAACGTAATAATAAACGTGGATTCAAGGGTAATAAAGGTAGAAAAGGCGGGTTTAGAAAGAATCGTAATTAG
- a CDS encoding uncharacterized protein (Putative glycerol-3-phosphate acyltransferase; Hog1-repressed) has protein sequence MSNQDISNSDFDVNILHDPLIDPNVDLKFPLPIDKETYINVDGNVKTLHQSFNLLNSAFRLITGGSKYDKIYSVPEYRYFTNKHSDEFRTKFKNYMNNKLEKDDTKLDEIIYDLINQELSLKLIKANQFKERFQKVKQYMVEYYKKQNEKNLPTFPSHNFIRSAYVTVMTIMQKLFPKGIWVSNQDMSDLYQKYLDDPMSIIFLPSHQSHLDYIIVHLVCVRFQMATPSVIAGENLNVAVIGGLLKNLGAIFIPRSFNNEAYTERNLNNVIEFILVNKIPFEVFIEGTRSRDGKLLLPKYGILKSLCSIYLKQRNEEKNTDFNLLFQPISVTYERVYENDAFLKELKGDDKTQESLFGTISVATSAFFVKKEDKVIYDKNGWNDNNERTLTGKIFVKLGESFKISEFVDDQNEIDRALNDDVNLKKLGFKILHEINKNSYIPEISIVGTTLQAYQYFSGKDTFAISELIPVLRIVVRTLLNENQDSSATNSKILEDMAICNDAELTELVKHQILSFFRYIKVNRKTDQIKIESPIELLYYKNLTIHLIIKRCLVMFILNLLNGCTNCNHRVIGKLFYILIGFLKNEFLFDYDENPRNELSFILNDLVDLKVITRTESSEYHHDSLYKIIDHDYVKFFANLAEPFLESYVVLISNILELTNNLANDYIRKRQQQTHNKIIIDDEELKYPTTKGLLKYIIDQSKKKKSFVSLESINKQYLVSDLYYLNNLQLIKIFKNKAKTKAFVQILNIRDLKVLNQFLDQLLQKNTHKKTFLTNEINVNYIIDIVDKHFDRDYDDLRLSSKL, from the coding sequence ATGTCAAACCAGGATATTTCTAATTCAGATTTCGATGTCAATATTCTTCATGACCCATTGATAGATCCCAATGTCGATTTGAAATTCCCACTTCCAATTGATAAGGAAACTTATATTAATGTCGATGGTAATGTGAAAACTTTACATCAATCATTTAATCTTTTGAATCTGGCATTTAGATTAATTACTGGTGGATCTAAATACGACAAAATTTATTCTGTTCCGGAGTATCGTTATTTCACTAATAAACATTCTGATGAATTTAGaaccaaattcaaaaattatatgaataataaattagaaaaagatGACACCAAATTAGATGAAATAATttatgatttaattaatcaagaattgagtttaaaattaattaaagctaatcaattcaaagaaagatttcaaaaagtGAAACAGTATATGGTTgaatattataaaaaacaaaatgaaaaaaatttacctACTTTCCCATCTCataattttattagatCGGCTTATGTCACCGTTATGACAATTATGCAAAAATTGTTCCCCAAGGGGATTTGGGTATCAAATCAAGATATGTCAGATTTATATCAAAAATATCTTGATGACCCCAtgtcaattatttttttaccGTCACACCAATCCCATTTGGACTACATAATTGTGCATTTGGTGTGTGTTCGGTTCCAAATGGCTACTCCTTCGGTAATTGCCGGAGAAAACTTGAATGTTGCCGTTATTGGAGGGcttttgaagaatttggGGGCTATTTTCATTCCTCGTTCATTCAATAATGAAGCTTATACGGAaagaaatttaaataatgtcattgaatttattttggTTAATAAAATCCCCTTTGAAGTATTTATTGAAGGTACAAGATCAAGAGATGGGAAATTGTTATTACCTAAATATggtattttgaaatcattatgttcaatatatttaaaaCAACGTAATGAAGAGAAAAATactgatttcaatttattgtttcaaCCAATTTCTGTCACTTATGAAAGAGTTTATGAAAATGACGCgtttttaaaagaattgaaaggTGATGACAAGACTCAAGAAAGTTTATTTGGTACTATTTCTGTGGCTACCAGTGCATTTTTCGTTAAAAAGGAAGATAAAGTCATTTACGATAAAAATGGGTGGAATGACAACAATGAAAGAACTTTAACAGggaaaatttttgttaaatTGGGTGaaagtttcaaaatatcagaatttgttgatgatcaaaatgaaattgatcgAGCTTTAAATGATGACGTTAATTTAAAGAAGTTAGGGTTCAAAATTTTAcatgaaatcaataaaaatagTTATATCCCTGAAATTTCCATTGTTGGCACCACCCTTCAAGcttatcaatatttttctgGTAAAGACACTTTTGCCATTTCCGAATTAATCCCAGTTTTACGAATAGTGGTTAGAACATTACTCAATGAAAATCAAGATAGTAGTGCCACCAACAGTAAAATCTTGGAAGATATGGCAATTTGTAATGATGCTGAATTGACAGAATTAGTTAAACACCAAATCTTATCATTTTTCAGATACATTAAAGTCAATCGCAAAACtgatcaaatcaaaattgaatcaccaattgaattattatacTATAAGAATTTGACTATTCATTTGATTATTAAGAGATGTTTGGTAAtgtttattttgaatttgttgaatggCTGTACTAATTGTAATCATCGAGTCATTGGCAAATTATTCTATATTTTAATTGGATTCCTCAAGaatgaatttttatttgattatgATGAAAACCCCAGAAATGAATTATCATTTatattgaatgatttaGTTGATTTGAAAGTTATCACCAGAACAGAGTCATCAGAATATCATCATGATTCATTATACAAAATCATTGATCATGATTATGTCAAATTTTTCGCCAATTTAGCCGAACCATTTTTGGAATCTTATGTGGTTTTAATTTCCAATATATTAGAATTAACCAATAATTTGGCCAATGATTATATTCGTaaacgacaacaacaaactcataataaaatcattattgatgatgaagaattgaaatatcCCACAACAAAAGgattattgaaatatattattgatcaatcgaaaaagaaaaaactgTTTGTATCACTtgaatcaatcaataaacaatatttgGTCAgtgatttatattatttgaataatttacaattgattaaaatcttcaaaaatAAAGCTAAGACTAAAGCATTTgttcaaatattgaatattcgagatttgaaagttttaaatcaatttttagaTCAATTATTACAGAAGAATACTCACAAAAAGACATTCTTAACCAATGAAATCAATGTTAACTACAtcattgatattgttgataaacATTTTGACAGAGATTACGATGATTTGAGATTATCAAGTAAACTTTAG
- the ASN1 gene encoding asparagine synthase (glutamine-hydrolyzing) 2 (Putative asparagine synthetase; soluble protein in hyphae; regulated by Rim101; decreased expression at pH 4 vs pH 8; protein detected during exponential and stationary phases of yeast-form growth) produces MCGIFAAYRQPEVEDFKSKALQYSKLIRHRGPDWSGNVVQNSTILCHERLAIVGLDSGAQPIVSPDGNFTLAVNGEIYNHIQLREQFPDYKFKSLSDCEPIIPLFTKYDIDAPKHLDGMFAWVLYDKKNDRIVAARDPIGITTLYMGKSSKSPKTRYFASELKCLIEECDEIFAFPPGHVYDSNTDEITRYFQPSWWDASKVPEQHVDFKKVRETLELAVRKRLMAEVPYGVLLSGGLDSSLIASIASRETKKAAQASFNPEGIDANKELSGVDDKGSLHSTGVFNQLHSFAIGLPGAPDLLAAEKVAHFIGTIHHSHTFTLEEGLDALDDVIYHLETYDVTTIRASTPMYLLSRKIKAQGVKMVLSGEGSDEIFGGYLYFANAPSAKEFHEECVKRVKNLHYADCLRANKSTMAWGLEARVPFLDKQFLEVCMNINPEDKLIQPGKIEKYILRKAFDTSDEPDVKPYLPEEILWRQKEQFSDGVGYSWIDGLKDTAEKMVSDEEFAHPKPEWGDDIPTTKEAYWYRCKFDKMFNGSKAAASTVMRWIPKAEWGCHADPSGRYAATHDHKVAQ; encoded by the coding sequence ATGTGTGGTATTTTTGCAGCTTACAGACAACCAGAGGTTGAAGATTTCAAAAGTAAAGCTTTACAATATTCCAAATTAATTAGACATAGAGGTCCAGATTGGTCAGGAAATGTTGTTCAAAACAGCACCATATTATGTCATGAAAGATTGGCTATTGTTGGTTTAGATTCTGGTGCTCAACCTATTGTTTCACCAGATGGTAACTTTACTTTGGCCGTTAACGGGGAAATCTATAACCATATTCAATTAAGAGAACAATTTCCTGattataaattcaaatctttgAGTGATTGTGAACCAATCATTCCTCTTTTCACAAAATACGACATTGATGCCCCAAAACATTTAGATGGTATGTTTGCTTGGGTTTTATAcgacaagaaaaatgatAGAATAGTTGCTGCTAGAGATCCAATCGGTATCACCACTTTATACATGGGTAAATCTTCTAAATCTCCTAAAACAAGATATTTTGCCAGTGAATTGAAATGTTTGATTGAAGAATGTGACGAAATTTTTGCATTCCCACCAGGTCATGTTTATGATTCCAACACTGATGAAATAACAAGATACTTCCAGCCATCTTGGTGGGATGCATCTAAAGTTCCAGAACAACACGTTGACTTTAAAAAAGTTAGAGAAACTTTAGAATTGGCCGTGAGAAAGAGATTAATGGCTGAAGTTCCTTATGGTGTTTTATTATCTGGTGGATTGGATTCATCTTTAATTGCTTCTATTGCCTCTAgagaaaccaaaaaagCTGCCCAAGCTTCTTTCAACCCAGAAGGTATCGATGCCAACAAGGAATTGTCTGGTGTTGATGACAAAGGTTCATTGCATTCTACTGGGGTATTCAACCAATTACATTCATTTGCTATTGGTTTACCTGGTGCTCCTGATTTATTGGCTGCCGAAAAAGTCGCTCATTTCATTGGTACCATTCATCATTCTCATACTTTCACTTTAGAAGAAGGTCTTGATGCCTTGGATGATGTCATCTACCATTTGGAAACTTATGATGTTACCACCATTAGAGCTTCAACACCAATGTACTTGTtatcaagaaaaatcaaagcCCAAGGTGTTAAAATGGTTCTTTCTGGTGAAGGTTCAGATGAAATCTTTGGTGgatatttgtattttgcCAATGCTCCAAGTGCTAAAGAATTCCATGAAGAATGTGTCAAGCGAGTTAAGAACTTGCATTATGCTGATTGTCTTAGAGCCAACAAATCCACCATGGCTTGGGGATTGGAAGCCAGAGTTCCATTCTTGgataaacaatttttggaaGTTTGTATGAACATCAACCCAGaagataaattgattcaaccaggtaaaattgaaaaatacaTTTTAAGAAAAGCATTTGATACCAGTGATGAACCAGATGTCAAACCTTATTTACCAGAAGAAATCCTTTGGAGACAAAAGGAACAATTTTCCGATGGGGTTGGTTATTCATGGATTGATGGATTAAAAGATACTGCTGAAAAAATGGTtagtgatgaagaatttgctCATCCAAAACCAGAATGGGGTGATGATATTCCAACTACTAAAGAGGCTTACTGGTACAGATGTAAGTTTGATAAAATGTTTAACGGTTCAAAAGCTGCTGCATCTACTGTTATGAGATGGATTCCAAAAGCTGAATGGGGTTGTCATGCCGATCCATCAGGAAGATACGCCGCTACTCATGATCATAAAGTCGCTCAATAG
- a CDS encoding uncharacterized protein (Protein of unknown function; unmerged from orf19.202 in a revision of Assembly 21): MSEIEKEDSQQSSRTNDLSPQLPNKWRIFTKVSNFFQFQLVLKNQAAVARDHMANERTFLAWVRTSLAFLTFGVGFLQYYRVESKASVLESNSKTSAIERLNRPIGSICMVLSGLTLIFGAVRYFQVQDLLQNDYYPATRFTILIILLMNLSMLIVVFTLDIEVSVT; this comes from the exons atgtccgaaatagaaaaagaagataGTCAACAATCATCTAGAACCAATGATCTACTGCCTCAACTACCCAATAAATGGAGAATATTTACTAAAGTTTCTAATTTCttccaatttcaattggtttTAAAGAACCAGGCTGCAGTTGCTCGAGATCAT ATGGCGAATGAAAGAACATTTTTAGCATGGGTCAGAACATCACTTGCATTTCTAACATTTGGTGTTGGATTCCTACAGTACTATCGGGTTGAATCAAAGGCAAGCGTTTTGGAGAGCAATTCCAAGACCTCAGCAATTGAAAGGTTGAATCGTCCAATAGGTAGTATATGTATGGTGTTAAGTGGGTTAACATTAATTTTTGGGGCAGTACGATATTTCCAAGTTCAAGATTTACTACAGAATGACTATTATCCAGCCACAAGATTCACtattttaataatactatTAATGAATCTAAGTATGCTAATAGTGGTTTTCACTTTAGATATTGAAGTTTCGGTGACTTAA
- a CDS encoding uncharacterized protein (Protein of unknown function; hyphal-induced expression; upregulated in a cyr1 null mutant) gives MLLKQLIISISLLTSFTFALTSNPTILGFEKGVICGPISQRKGKGYIKVDGSKLPQDFKLPTLIFHYTDLLNFTNLPNVEKYFEDYAKHQISDSLLDDDKSKFNLKVASDFQIDDAKLYNGYIDTNKNVEYIVYDTGIYCVYIGKLEDKKIDIPVVFKNSYGNLTYIEYTIYSQMRYVIVLAIILFIYLLNYILKFKVGKDFKDLDSVSVISKAVIFLVLFPFILVNSYMWIGSFLENNFFDTSKDSMLMNLAKQGAQFLSIAFNTYTICILLLFSMGYGVIYYHNGNSHRYRLFPHQTFVRIVGFFVTNLVVIYIYLLLLNGSKSDTPFLTGFDQLEPPSSGSAVLNLFAGLTGLFSITWFILIVYFYFKTKKTISHFPPNPNDEDSTQRVVLAFKRSILIILILPIIVMFIAGLITASRVVRGIADSLPDYPSGDTVNFDSVIRMLALEKSMEVAVSPLLISNWIYFFSAVIGLFFIWIKDNNGLIIDRNVDDPIENADVSQFNISDEE, from the coding sequence ATGCTTTTGAagcaattgataatttccATATCATTACTCACATCATTTACATTTGCACTTACTAGTAATCCAACCATTTTGGGTTTTGAAAAAGGTGTTATTTGTGGACCAATTTCACAGAGAAAAGGTAAAGGTTATATTAAAGTTGACGGTAGCAAATTACCTCAAGATTTTAAATTACCCACCCTAATATTCCATTATACTGATCTTTTGAATTTCACCAATTTACctaatgttgaaaaatattttgaagatTATGCCAAACATCAAATATCTGATTCTTTACTTGATGACGATAAAagtaaatttaatttaaaagTTGCTTCTGATTTCCAAATCGATGATGCCAAATTGTATAATGGGTATATTGATACCAATAAGAATGTGGAATATATTGTATATGACACCGGGATTTATTGTGTTTATATTGGTAAACTTGAGGATAAAAAGATTGATATCCCAGTTGTTTTTAAAAACTCTTATGGTAACTTGACATATATCGAGTACACCATATATTCACAAATGAGATACGTTATAGTATTAGCCATAATTTTATTCATATAtcttttgaattatatCTTGAAGTTTAAAGTGGGTAAAGATTTTAAAGATTTGGATTCCGTTTCCGTTATTTCAAAAGCggttatttttttagttttattcCCATTTATTCTTGTCAATTCTTATATGTGGATTGGGTCATTTTTGGAAAACAACTTCTTTGACACCAGTAAAGATTCaatgttgatgaatttaGCTAAACAAGGAGCACAGTTTTTGTCAATTGCTTTCAATACTTATACTATTtgtattttattattattctccATGGGATACGGGGTTATATATTATCATAATGGAAATTCACATCGATACAGATTATTCCCTCATCAAACTTTTGTCAGAATAGTTGGATTTTTCGTTACAAACTTGGTAGTTATCTAcatttatttgttgttaCTCAATGGATCAAAATCAGATACACCATTTTTAACTGGATTTGATCAACTTGAACCACCATCTTCAGGAAGTGCAGTATTAAATCTTTTTGCTGGATTAACAGGTTTATTTTCCATCACTtggtttattttgattgtttacttttattttaaaactaaaaagaCAATTTCTCATTTTCCTCCAAATCCAAATGACGAAGATTCCACTCAAAGAGTAGTTTTAGCATTCAAAAGATcgattttgataattttgatattgcCAATTATCGTGATGTTTATCGCTGGACTCATTACAGCTTCAAGAGTTGTTAGAGGCATAGCAGATTCCTTACCAGACTACCCATCGGGTGATACTGTGAACTTTGATTCCGTTATACGTATGCTAGCATTAGAAAAAAGTATGGAAGTTGCAGTGCTGCCATTATTGATATCTAATTggatttatttcttttctgcAGTTATTGGGctctttttcatttggaTAAAAGACAACAATGGATTAATCATTGATCGAAATGTCGATGatccaattgaaaatgCCGATGTTTCACAATTTAACATTAGTGATGAAGAGTAG